GAAATTGTTTGAAGATTTCCGTATAAATGAGTAATCTCCATCCCAATAAGGGGACGTGGCTTACCAATGATTTCTCCAAGAAAGTTATAGGAATTAACAAATTCTATTTCCTTTGGTCCGATGATATAAGGAGCCCGTATATATAACCCCTTTTTAATTGCAACATCTGTAACAGCTTCATCGAGTGCTGCAGCATCTTTTAATGCCTCTTGATAGAAATTTCTTATATCTTTTCGGGCTGCAATTGATATTCCTAAGCTGTAGGCGTTTAATCCAACACGACTCATTTGCTTAACATAGTGTATATAGAACGTGTCATAAAAGATTGCTGGTGTGGGAGTGTGAACATCCTCTTCACCAAAACCCTGTGGTACTACATAATTTTCATCTGTAAATATACTCGTAATCTGTTTAATATGCTTTTGAGAGATCGATAAAGATTGATTAAGGAATGGAATAATCTCTTCGTCCTGAGTGGTTTCTAAAAAATAGCTAAGCACACAAATGGCCATGCTGTCACTTAAAAAAGTTGTATGTAAATGGGCAATTTCTGCCGATGTTAAGTTTATGTGATGTTTCGTCTCCACAAAGTACATCCTCCTTATATTTGTTTTACCATAGCTTTTCCTATTAGTAAGAAATACTTGCATTCTCTTACAGTTAATTTCCAATTTGTTTGTTGATATGTAAGAGGTAAGTGTGAAGGGGGGAATTTTTCACAATAAAGTTTCGCTCGAAGGTAACTAACTTGTTAGTCACTGAAATAGTAAAGGAGCCTGAATTGGCTCCTTTTCGTTAGTTAAAATGTATAGTACCTGATTGATCGACATAAACAGATTTAATTACGGTACGCTTAAAGGTCTCATTCTTATCCTTACCATCAATTTCAAGTGTCATGTTATAAATACCTTCTCCAAGCTTAGGTATTTTGTAGCCTTCTCCATTTTTTTTCACTTTGACTTTTGTTTGCTTTAGTTTCCCGTTTTTATAGTACTCGATGGTCATATCTGTTTTTACTTTTGATTTGTTTTTCTTATCTTTTACAAATACATCTTCGCCACTAATATCAAATTGCAGGTCATGATTTAATTCACTATCAAATGTAGCGTGAAGTAGATAATGTTCTGTATTTTCGGTAGTTGACTCAATTGACCATTCACCTGCTGCAGGATGATCAATTGTAACGGAGTGGTGATAAGCTCCTTTAAAAAATTCTGTGTCTAACTCTGTAGTAAACAACGTTGTATGACTGTTATTGGTTGGATCCTTTATCAGAAGGGACGGTTCTTTTGTATCACTTATCCAATCAATGGTAACTGAATTAGCCCCGCTTTCAACATAGATGGATTCTTTCTTTGTCCCTTTTGCAGCTCCACCACGAACAAACGTAGAGACACCCTGGTCATCATTGTCTGTATTCTGCGCTAGTAAAGTAGTTGCAGAATAGGCACTAGCCTCATTCAGGTAATTTTTAAACAAGTTAAATGTTGCGCTACCTGTTTTGATTGTAGTATGGTTCCAGTCACCTACACGTAATTCGGTACCGTAAGGCAATCGAGAGCTAGAGACGGTAACAGCCCCATCATTCGAACCATAGCTTCGTAGGTAAAGGCCACCCCAATATAGAGAAGAACCAAAGCTTCCCCATTTCGTTCCACCTAAAGTATAGAAATTCGTTTTGTTAACATTGGCATGATTGTCTGTTTGACTTCGAAAATTTTGCATATAACCTGTTTGTAAAGAGTACGTTGCATCACTTTTACTTCCCATAATATCAGCTAACCATCCGGCAGAGCTGCTATATGCTAAATCTGCAAGCTGTGAGCCGTAGTGAGGGGTAGATAAGGTAATGACACGTGCAACATAGGGGTAAGCTCCGTAATGGACAAGGGCAGATTGTGTATCAATTCCACCTTTACTATGTGCAACGATTACGACTTTTTCTCCAAAGTAATTGTACATATCACGAATTTTTTGTGAGAGTAAGTAACCATTGTCCCACATATTTTTGGTTGGATATAAATCAATAAAGGCAGTTTCATAGCCATTTTGGTAGGCAGTGTCATACATGTTATTTTCATTCCACCACGTATTTGAGGAACTGTTTAACCCATGCACGAACAAAACAGGGTGCTTGGACGTAGCAACAGAGGAAGGAGTTGTTCCAACATACCATTGTCCAGGGATTCCGGACGGGTCATTATCCTTCCCAAATGATCCAGCGTGAGAAAATGTAGGAAATAATAAGAAAGCGGTTACAAAAACAATCAACACTCTTTTTAGCATCGTTTCACTCCTTATCTTGTAATAGGGGGTAGAAATTATCCCACTTCAAATATATCGATAGAAGCATGAAGTATAGTACACCTTTCGGAAGAATGTGAGAATAGTTGGTAGGCGATTTGTAGAGGATATATCAAAAGTACTAGTGTGCGGGATTGTATTGCATATTTGTCATACTATTATTCTATTTACTTTAGAAAGCAGAAAAGCTATACATGAATGATCCTTCAAGTGAATTCAGATTTAGAATGAACTAAAAAATAGAAAGATAATGTTAAAAAAATAGATCGATAGTATACGTTAAGGTCTCATCATATATGTTCTCAGTTTGTGTAGTATATAATGAGTATATTAAATGGTAAGGGACGATCAACATGAGAACATTATCTGAAAAAATAACAAAAGTTCAAGCGTTCGTTTTTGGACTCAATTTTTTATTTTATAGTTTGTCTATTCCGCTGGATTATGAGATATTATCACTCGTTGTTGCCTTCTTTACAATTGCTACGATTACAATAACCGTTCCGTTTATGAAAGGTCTGTCACTTTATTTATCGGTTTTATTTATTGTTTGTGGTGTAGTCATGCAAGTATGGGTCCATTCAGACTTCACTCAATTTATATTGTCTTTTTCAGATTTATCAAGCATTGCCGCTTTCATTGGAATCATCCCACTATTGGCTGTTCCTATTACGTTAATACGTACTCGAGAAAACCGTAGGTCGGTAGAAACACTTCCACAGCTTACAGGTCGTAAGTTATATTCAAAAGGATCAACAATGTCATTTAGCTTAGCCAGTATTATGAATATGGGAGCACTACCATTAACATGGTCATATTTAAATACAAGTTATGAGTTAAAGAAAGGCGAGGAAGTAACTCAAACGCTTTCTACCTCAATCTCACGAGGCTTTGCATTAGCAATGATTTGGAGTCCGATTGGGGCAGGAGTAGCAATTGTGGCAGAATTGACTAAATCGTCAGTTATTACACTAATTCCTTTTACATTGATGGCTGCATTATTTGGGTTATTGCTTGACCGGATTTTACATAAAGCTACATCAAGGAAAGCGGAATTAGTCCAAGAGGGAGAAGTAGAAACTTCTAAACTGCCAATAAAATCACTAGCCATACCTTTATTACTCTTTATGATCCTAACCATTCTATTGGATTTAATCCTTCCTTTTGGGATGCTGTATATTTTAACGGTTGCTACGATACCATTCACTTACCTTTGGGTGTTCATTATACGAGAATTACAATCTTTCAATCAATCTGTGAAGAGGCATTTTAAACAGGTGATTCCTAGTATGTATAGTCAAATAGGTATATTATTAACGGCAGGTTTTTTTGTGGAATCTCTGCAACATGAAACATATATTCAGCCTGTGTATCAGTTCTTCACAATGGTGAAAGACCAAGTTGGATCTGGACCGCTACTAATTATTGGAATGGCGTCATTAATAGTATTATCGATTGTTG
This genomic stretch from Bacillus sp. BGMRC 2118 harbors:
- a CDS encoding DUF3231 family protein produces the protein MQVFLTNRKSYGKTNIRRMYFVETKHHINLTSAEIAHLHTTFLSDSMAICVLSYFLETTQDEEIIPFLNQSLSISQKHIKQITSIFTDENYVVPQGFGEEDVHTPTPAIFYDTFYIHYVKQMSRVGLNAYSLGISIAARKDIRNFYQEALKDAAALDEAVTDVAIKKGLYIRAPYIIGPKEIEFVNSYNFLGEIIGKPRPLIGMEITHLYGNLQTISLGKALCIGFSQAAKSKEVTKFLLKLRDSADKHMNMISDKLNGSHLKPPLTWNDTITESTVAPFSDKLMMFHINAVMATVVGDFGVSLGASLRKDVNAMYAKLITDLELHLYEGAKIMIKNGWMEKPPQAMNRDELANLSDKKD